A window of Oncorhynchus kisutch isolate 150728-3 unplaced genomic scaffold, Okis_V2 scaffold772, whole genome shotgun sequence contains these coding sequences:
- the LOC109880056 gene encoding cytochrome P450 2F3-like isoform X1 — MVSFRAAGYIPSKDFQAGTMEMCSSVVLGGLVLLLLLWLFRLRRQRHVHLPPGPCALPLLGNLLQIDKQAPFKTLTKWSGVYGPVMTVYLGLQRAVVLVGYGAVKEALVDQAEDFTGRAPVPFLVLVTRGYGLAISNGERWRQLRRFTLTTLRDFGMGRKRMEEWVQEESQHLIDSLVATKAVPFDPHPFLSRTVSNVICSLVFGQRFGYDDDNFLHLLNILSAVLRFGSSPCGQLYNIFPWLMEHLPGRQQVVFGQMDELRGFVMKKIHEHQETIDPGNPRDFTDCFLTRLNQEKDVSSSEFHYENLVSTVLDLFLAGTETTSTTLRYAFMLLLKYPDIQEHVQQEIDTVIGRQRVPQMEDRKSLPFTEAVIHEVQRFLDIAPLNLPHYATKNISFRGYTIPQGTVILPMLHSVLRDQDHWATPTTFNPNHFLDQNGNFQKNPAFLVFSAGKRACVGESLARMEIFLLLVSLLQHFSFSCPGGPDSIDLSPEFSSFTNVPRHYQLIATPR; from the exons atgGTATCCTTCCGTGCCGCAGGATACATTCCGAGTAAGGATTTTCAG GCTGGAACAATGGAGATGTGTAGTAGCGTGGTGTTGGGAGGCCTGGTGTTGTTGCTTCTACTGTGGTTGTTCAggctgaggagacagagacatgtcCATCTACCCCCAGGACCCTGCGCCCTGCCGCTTCTAGGCAACCTGCTTCAGATTGACAAACAGGCCCCCTTCAAGACCCTCACCAAGTGGAGTGGTGTGTATGGGCCAGTGATGACAGTGTATCTTGGGCTCCAGCGAGCCGTGGTGCTGGTGGGGTACGGGGCAGTCAAGGAGGCTCTGGTGGACCAGGCTGAGGATTTCACAGGACGAGCTCCTGTCCCCTTCCTGGTCCTTGTTACCAGGGGATACGGCCTGGCCATCAGTAATGGGGAGCGTTGGCGCCAGCTGCGTCGTTTCACCCTGACCACGCTGAGAGACTTTGGGATGGGCCGTAAGAGGATGGAGGAGTGGGTACAGGAGGAGAGCCAACACCTCATAGACAGTCTGGTCGCCACTAAAGCCGTGCCCTTCGATCCTCATCCATTCCTGAGTCGCACCGTGTCCAACGTCATCTGCTCCCTGGTGTTCGGCCAGCGCTTTGGCTATGACGATGACAACTTCCTGCACTTGCTCAACATCCTCTCAGCTGTACTGCGCTTTGGAAGCAGCCCCTGTGGACAGCTGTACAACATCTTCCCCTGGCTGATGGAACACCTGCCTGGTCGGCAGCAAGTCGTGTTCGGCCAGATGGACGAGTTGAGAGGCTTTGTGATGAAAAAGATCCATGAGCACCAGGAGACCATTGACCCAGGCAACCCTAGAGACTTCACAGACTGCTTCCTCACCAGACTCAACCAGGAGAAGGATGTGTCCTCCTCTGAGTTCCATTACGAGAACCTGGTGTCCACAGTGTTGGACCTCTTCCTTGCAGGAACAGAGACCACCAGCACCACTCTCAGATACGCCTTCATGCTGCTCCTCAAATACCCCGACATTCAGGAGCACGTTCAGCAGGAGATCGACACAGTGATTGGCCGACAGCGCGTCCCTCAAATGGAGGACAGGAAGTCCCTCCCCTTCACAGAAGCCGTCATCCACGAGGTGCAGCGCTTCCTGGACATCGCCCCATTGAACCTCCCGCACTATGCTACCAAGAATATCTCATTCAGAGGGTACACTATCCCTCAGGGCACCGTGATCCTTCCAATGCTGCACTCTGTTCTGAGAGACCAGGACCACTGGGCCACGCCCACAACCTTCAATCCCAATCACTTCCTTGATCAGAACGGAAACTTCCAGAAAAACCCTGCCTTCTTGGTTTTCTCTGCAGGTAAGCGTGCCTGTGTGGGAGAGTCTCTGGCTCGTATGGAGATCTTTCTGCTCCTGGTGTCTCTGCTGCAAcatttctccttctcctgccCTGGAGGACCTGACAGCATTGACCTCAGCCCAGAGTTCAGCAGTTTCACTAACGTGCCGCGTCACTACCAGCTCATCGCTACACCCCGCTGA
- the LOC109880056 gene encoding cytochrome P450 2F3-like isoform X2 → MSKRGTLSRAHEAGTMEMCSSVVLGGLVLLLLLWLFRLRRQRHVHLPPGPCALPLLGNLLQIDKQAPFKTLTKWSGVYGPVMTVYLGLQRAVVLVGYGAVKEALVDQAEDFTGRAPVPFLVLVTRGYGLAISNGERWRQLRRFTLTTLRDFGMGRKRMEEWVQEESQHLIDSLVATKAVPFDPHPFLSRTVSNVICSLVFGQRFGYDDDNFLHLLNILSAVLRFGSSPCGQLYNIFPWLMEHLPGRQQVVFGQMDELRGFVMKKIHEHQETIDPGNPRDFTDCFLTRLNQEKDVSSSEFHYENLVSTVLDLFLAGTETTSTTLRYAFMLLLKYPDIQEHVQQEIDTVIGRQRVPQMEDRKSLPFTEAVIHEVQRFLDIAPLNLPHYATKNISFRGYTIPQGTVILPMLHSVLRDQDHWATPTTFNPNHFLDQNGNFQKNPAFLVFSAGKRACVGESLARMEIFLLLVSLLQHFSFSCPGGPDSIDLSPEFSSFTNVPRHYQLIATPR, encoded by the exons ATGTCCAAGAGGGGAACTCTGAGTAGGGCCCACGAG GCTGGAACAATGGAGATGTGTAGTAGCGTGGTGTTGGGAGGCCTGGTGTTGTTGCTTCTACTGTGGTTGTTCAggctgaggagacagagacatgtcCATCTACCCCCAGGACCCTGCGCCCTGCCGCTTCTAGGCAACCTGCTTCAGATTGACAAACAGGCCCCCTTCAAGACCCTCACCAAGTGGAGTGGTGTGTATGGGCCAGTGATGACAGTGTATCTTGGGCTCCAGCGAGCCGTGGTGCTGGTGGGGTACGGGGCAGTCAAGGAGGCTCTGGTGGACCAGGCTGAGGATTTCACAGGACGAGCTCCTGTCCCCTTCCTGGTCCTTGTTACCAGGGGATACGGCCTGGCCATCAGTAATGGGGAGCGTTGGCGCCAGCTGCGTCGTTTCACCCTGACCACGCTGAGAGACTTTGGGATGGGCCGTAAGAGGATGGAGGAGTGGGTACAGGAGGAGAGCCAACACCTCATAGACAGTCTGGTCGCCACTAAAGCCGTGCCCTTCGATCCTCATCCATTCCTGAGTCGCACCGTGTCCAACGTCATCTGCTCCCTGGTGTTCGGCCAGCGCTTTGGCTATGACGATGACAACTTCCTGCACTTGCTCAACATCCTCTCAGCTGTACTGCGCTTTGGAAGCAGCCCCTGTGGACAGCTGTACAACATCTTCCCCTGGCTGATGGAACACCTGCCTGGTCGGCAGCAAGTCGTGTTCGGCCAGATGGACGAGTTGAGAGGCTTTGTGATGAAAAAGATCCATGAGCACCAGGAGACCATTGACCCAGGCAACCCTAGAGACTTCACAGACTGCTTCCTCACCAGACTCAACCAGGAGAAGGATGTGTCCTCCTCTGAGTTCCATTACGAGAACCTGGTGTCCACAGTGTTGGACCTCTTCCTTGCAGGAACAGAGACCACCAGCACCACTCTCAGATACGCCTTCATGCTGCTCCTCAAATACCCCGACATTCAGGAGCACGTTCAGCAGGAGATCGACACAGTGATTGGCCGACAGCGCGTCCCTCAAATGGAGGACAGGAAGTCCCTCCCCTTCACAGAAGCCGTCATCCACGAGGTGCAGCGCTTCCTGGACATCGCCCCATTGAACCTCCCGCACTATGCTACCAAGAATATCTCATTCAGAGGGTACACTATCCCTCAGGGCACCGTGATCCTTCCAATGCTGCACTCTGTTCTGAGAGACCAGGACCACTGGGCCACGCCCACAACCTTCAATCCCAATCACTTCCTTGATCAGAACGGAAACTTCCAGAAAAACCCTGCCTTCTTGGTTTTCTCTGCAGGTAAGCGTGCCTGTGTGGGAGAGTCTCTGGCTCGTATGGAGATCTTTCTGCTCCTGGTGTCTCTGCTGCAAcatttctccttctcctgccCTGGAGGACCTGACAGCATTGACCTCAGCCCAGAGTTCAGCAGTTTCACTAACGTGCCGCGTCACTACCAGCTCATCGCTACACCCCGCTGA
- the LOC109880056 gene encoding cytochrome P450 2F3-like isoform X3, whose product MEMCSSVVLGGLVLLLLLWLFRLRRQRHVHLPPGPCALPLLGNLLQIDKQAPFKTLTKWSGVYGPVMTVYLGLQRAVVLVGYGAVKEALVDQAEDFTGRAPVPFLVLVTRGYGLAISNGERWRQLRRFTLTTLRDFGMGRKRMEEWVQEESQHLIDSLVATKAVPFDPHPFLSRTVSNVICSLVFGQRFGYDDDNFLHLLNILSAVLRFGSSPCGQLYNIFPWLMEHLPGRQQVVFGQMDELRGFVMKKIHEHQETIDPGNPRDFTDCFLTRLNQEKDVSSSEFHYENLVSTVLDLFLAGTETTSTTLRYAFMLLLKYPDIQEHVQQEIDTVIGRQRVPQMEDRKSLPFTEAVIHEVQRFLDIAPLNLPHYATKNISFRGYTIPQGTVILPMLHSVLRDQDHWATPTTFNPNHFLDQNGNFQKNPAFLVFSAGKRACVGESLARMEIFLLLVSLLQHFSFSCPGGPDSIDLSPEFSSFTNVPRHYQLIATPR is encoded by the coding sequence ATGGAGATGTGTAGTAGCGTGGTGTTGGGAGGCCTGGTGTTGTTGCTTCTACTGTGGTTGTTCAggctgaggagacagagacatgtcCATCTACCCCCAGGACCCTGCGCCCTGCCGCTTCTAGGCAACCTGCTTCAGATTGACAAACAGGCCCCCTTCAAGACCCTCACCAAGTGGAGTGGTGTGTATGGGCCAGTGATGACAGTGTATCTTGGGCTCCAGCGAGCCGTGGTGCTGGTGGGGTACGGGGCAGTCAAGGAGGCTCTGGTGGACCAGGCTGAGGATTTCACAGGACGAGCTCCTGTCCCCTTCCTGGTCCTTGTTACCAGGGGATACGGCCTGGCCATCAGTAATGGGGAGCGTTGGCGCCAGCTGCGTCGTTTCACCCTGACCACGCTGAGAGACTTTGGGATGGGCCGTAAGAGGATGGAGGAGTGGGTACAGGAGGAGAGCCAACACCTCATAGACAGTCTGGTCGCCACTAAAGCCGTGCCCTTCGATCCTCATCCATTCCTGAGTCGCACCGTGTCCAACGTCATCTGCTCCCTGGTGTTCGGCCAGCGCTTTGGCTATGACGATGACAACTTCCTGCACTTGCTCAACATCCTCTCAGCTGTACTGCGCTTTGGAAGCAGCCCCTGTGGACAGCTGTACAACATCTTCCCCTGGCTGATGGAACACCTGCCTGGTCGGCAGCAAGTCGTGTTCGGCCAGATGGACGAGTTGAGAGGCTTTGTGATGAAAAAGATCCATGAGCACCAGGAGACCATTGACCCAGGCAACCCTAGAGACTTCACAGACTGCTTCCTCACCAGACTCAACCAGGAGAAGGATGTGTCCTCCTCTGAGTTCCATTACGAGAACCTGGTGTCCACAGTGTTGGACCTCTTCCTTGCAGGAACAGAGACCACCAGCACCACTCTCAGATACGCCTTCATGCTGCTCCTCAAATACCCCGACATTCAGGAGCACGTTCAGCAGGAGATCGACACAGTGATTGGCCGACAGCGCGTCCCTCAAATGGAGGACAGGAAGTCCCTCCCCTTCACAGAAGCCGTCATCCACGAGGTGCAGCGCTTCCTGGACATCGCCCCATTGAACCTCCCGCACTATGCTACCAAGAATATCTCATTCAGAGGGTACACTATCCCTCAGGGCACCGTGATCCTTCCAATGCTGCACTCTGTTCTGAGAGACCAGGACCACTGGGCCACGCCCACAACCTTCAATCCCAATCACTTCCTTGATCAGAACGGAAACTTCCAGAAAAACCCTGCCTTCTTGGTTTTCTCTGCAGGTAAGCGTGCCTGTGTGGGAGAGTCTCTGGCTCGTATGGAGATCTTTCTGCTCCTGGTGTCTCTGCTGCAAcatttctccttctcctgccCTGGAGGACCTGACAGCATTGACCTCAGCCCAGAGTTCAGCAGTTTCACTAACGTGCCGCGTCACTACCAGCTCATCGCTACACCCCGCTGA